The region TAACGCGTCGAATCAACTTGAGCACCAGGCTGCCGCCGACGACCACCGAACTGTTGGATTGCTCGGCCGATAGGTAGCGCACTTGCGCATCATCTGCCAACTGCAAGGCGCTCATCTGCTCGGTGGCGTGAAAGCGTACTTCGCCGTCTTCACAGGGCAAGCGAGCGTCTTGCTGACAGGCACCGAGCACCGCATGAACAAAACTCTCCAACACGAAGGCATCGGTGATCAGCCCGACCTGGCGCCCACGGCGAACCCGCGACAGCGCCAGCTGCTGTGGCGCAGCGCTGTTGATTTGCTCTTCGCCAATGAAGCCGAAAGGCAATTGGTAACGACTGCTGTTGCCGCCACTGCTGACCTCGATCTCGGTGAGCAGCACGGGCGTCGTGGGGGTACCAAAGCGCACGCCGTAAGCAATCTGCACTTGATCGATGGGCGCCTCTTTACCGGCAAACCAACGCCGCTTGGGCAGATATTGCGGGAGGATACTGTCCTGCAAAGTACTGCGCGCAGGCGCCTCGAGCAGCTCTTCCATGCGTTTTTTCAGCACCAGCGTGGTGAACTCCGGCAGGCTCTGGGCCGGCTCCATGTGCCAACTGGGCATTTGGTCCTTCGGCGCCAGAAGAAACCAGTAGAAGCCGTAGGGCGCCAGGGTCAGCAAAAACGGCAGTTGGCCGATGGGCGGGAACGCGCTGCCGCCAAGCATTTCCACCGGCACGCTGTCGGCGTACTGGGACAATTCCAGCTCAGCGGCCTGGGCTGCGCGCGATACGTTCGCCACGCAGAGGATGACCTCACGCTTGCCATCGGTACCGGTGTACTCACGGATGTAGGCCAGGATTCGTCGATTGCTCGGCGAGAGCATGGTCAGCGTACCGCGACCAAAGGCTTTCTGCTGCTTGCGCACCGCCAGCAAGCGTCGGTTCCAGTTCAACAATGAATGCGGATCATGGCACTGAGCCTCGACGTTGACCGAGGCGAAGCCGTATAGCGGGTCCATGATCGGCGGAAGCACCAGGCGCGCAGGGTCGGCACCGGAGAAACCACCGTTACGATCGATGGACCACTGCATGGGGGTGCGCACGCCATCGCGGTCGCCCAGGTAGATGTTGTCACCCATGCCGATTTCATCACCGTAATACAGGGTCGGGGTCCCTGGCATCGACAGCAACAGGCTACTGAGCAACTCGACCCGGCGTCGGTCACGCTGCAACAGCGGCGCCAGGCGCCGCCGAATGCCCAGGTTGATCCTGGCCCTGCGGTCTTCGGCATAGTAGTTCCACAGATAATCCCGCTCCCGATCAGTGACCATCTCCAGGGTCAGTTCATCGTGGTTGCGCAAAAAAATCGCCCACTGGCAATTGGCGGGAATTTCAGGGGTCTGGCGCAAGATATCGGTGATCGGAAAGCGATCCTCCTGAGCCACGGCCATGTACATGCGCGGCATCAATGGGAAGTGGAAGGCCATGTGGCATTCGTCGCCCTGTCCTTCACCAAAATACAATTGAGTGTCTTCCGGCCATTGGTTGGCTTCGGCGAGCAACATCCGATCGGGATAGTTGGCATCGATTTCGGCGCGGATCTTTTTCAGTACCTGATGGGTTTCAGGCAGGTTCTCATTGTTGGTGCCATCGCGCTCGATCAGGTACGGAATGGCATCCAGGCGCAAGCCATCGACGCCCAGATCGAGCCAGTAGCGCATCACGTCGATAACGGCCTTGAGCACCTGTGGATTGTCGAAGTTGAGATCCGGCTGGTGTGAATAGAAGCGGTGCCAGAAGTATTGGCCGGCAACCGGGTCCCAGGTCCAGTTGGACTTCTCGGTGTCCAGAAAGATGATCCGCGTGCCGTCGTACTTCTGGTCGCTGTCGGACCACACGTAGAAATCCCTCGCCTTGCTGCCCGGCTTGGCGCGACGGGCTTTCTGAAACCAGGGGTGCTGGTCGGAGGTATGGTTGATGACAAGCTCGGTGATCACCCGCAAGCCACGCTTGTGCGCCTCGGCGATAAAGCGCTTCACATCCGCCAGGGTGCCGTAGTCGCTGTGCACGGCTTTGTAGGCAGCGATGTCATAGCCGTCATCACGTCGTGGCGAGGGGTAAAACGGCAGCAACCACAAGGTGTTGACGCCAAGCTCGGCAATGTAGTCGAGTTTGGCGATCAGACCTGGAAAGTCACCGATGCCGTCGTTGTTCGAGTCGAAGAACGATTTGACATGAACTTGATAGATAATCGCGTCTTTGTACCACAGGGGATCGTCGATAAAGGCTGCCGGGCGAGTACGCTTGGCCATGTTCGACTCCTTTCTATTGGGCTTTTTCTATACGCCAGATACCAAACGGCAGGTGCCAGGGCTCGATGCGCATCCATTGGGTCTTGCCGTGCCAGGTCCAGCGGTGGCCAGTCATCAGGTCTTCACCGCGCGTGTCGGCGTTATCGTCCAGGCCCAACTCCCAGAGCGGCAGTTCGAAGTTCGCCTCCTGGGCGTTATGCGGGTCAAGGCTGATGGCAATCAGAATGAAGTTGTCGCGCTCGGCAGTGCGCTTGCCGAAATACAGGATGTTGTCGTTCCAGGCATGGTAGAAGGCAACGCCAAGGTGGGTCTGCAACGCAGGATTCTGCCGTCGGATGCGATTGAGTTGGGCTATCTCGGCAATGATGTTGCCAGGCTGGCTGAAGTCACGTGGGCGGATCTCATACTTCTCCGAGTCCATGTACTCCTCCTTGCCCGGTATCGGCGTCGACTCACAGAGCTCGAAGCCCGAATACATGCCCCATAGCCCCGACCCCATGGTGGCCAGTGCAGCGCGAATCAGAAAGCCTGCGCGCCCGGACTCGTGGAGGAAAAACGGGTTGATGTCCGGGGTGTTGACGAAAAAGTTCGGCCGGTAGCAATAGCGCCAAGGCGGCTGGTTGAGTTCCTCGAAATATTCGCGCAACTCCTGCTTGGTGTTGCGCCAGGTGAAATAGGTATAGCTCTGCGAATACCCGACCTTGCCCAGGCGCGCCATCATCGCAGGCTTAGTAAAGGCTTCGGCGAGGAAAATCACCTCCGGATACTGACTGCGTATATTGGCGATCAACCAGTGCCAGAAAGGCAGCGGCTTGGTATGCGGGTTGTCGACCCGAAACATCTTCACGCCTTCCTTCACCCAGCCCAATACCACATCGCGCAACGCCAACCACAGAGAAGGCACGGCCTCTGCGGCATAAAAGTCGACATTGACGATGTCCTGGTATTTTTTCGGCGGGTTCTCTGCGTAGCGGATACTGCCGTCCGGGCGCCACGAGAACCAACCGGGGTGTTCCTTGAGCCAGGGATGGTCTTGCGAGCACTGAATGGCAAAGTCCAGGGCTATTTCCAGCCCATGCTCCTGAGCTGCAGCGACCAGGCGACGGAAATCCTCTCGGCTGCCCAACTGCGGATGAATCGCCTCGTGCCCGCCCTCCTCGCTGCCAATTGCGTAAGGGCTGCCAGGATCATCCGGTGCAGCCTGCAAGGCATTGTTGCGACCCTTGCGATGGCGCTTGCCAATGGGGTGAATGGGCGGAAAGTAGAGGACGTCAAAGCCCATATCGCGGATCATCGGCAAGCGTTCATGGACATCATTGAAGGTGCCATGGCGTTCTGGGCTATCGGTCACCGAGCGTGGAAACAATTCATACCAACTGGCGAACAACGCTTGTTGGCGCTCCACGTCCAACGGGTATTCCGGGCTGCGGCTCAAGAAGGTTCGATGATCGGCCTCACGCATCAGCAAGGCCGTGTCGGCATGCAGCAGCCGCTCAACCTGTTCTTCTG is a window of Pseudomonas sp. DG56-2 DNA encoding:
- the treS gene encoding maltose alpha-D-glucosyltransferase; its protein translation is MAKRTRPAAFIDDPLWYKDAIIYQVHVKSFFDSNNDGIGDFPGLIAKLDYIAELGVNTLWLLPFYPSPRRDDGYDIAAYKAVHSDYGTLADVKRFIAEAHKRGLRVITELVINHTSDQHPWFQKARRAKPGSKARDFYVWSDSDQKYDGTRIIFLDTEKSNWTWDPVAGQYFWHRFYSHQPDLNFDNPQVLKAVIDVMRYWLDLGVDGLRLDAIPYLIERDGTNNENLPETHQVLKKIRAEIDANYPDRMLLAEANQWPEDTQLYFGEGQGDECHMAFHFPLMPRMYMAVAQEDRFPITDILRQTPEIPANCQWAIFLRNHDELTLEMVTDRERDYLWNYYAEDRRARINLGIRRRLAPLLQRDRRRVELLSSLLLSMPGTPTLYYGDEIGMGDNIYLGDRDGVRTPMQWSIDRNGGFSGADPARLVLPPIMDPLYGFASVNVEAQCHDPHSLLNWNRRLLAVRKQQKAFGRGTLTMLSPSNRRILAYIREYTGTDGKREVILCVANVSRAAQAAELELSQYADSVPVEMLGGSAFPPIGQLPFLLTLAPYGFYWFLLAPKDQMPSWHMEPAQSLPEFTTLVLKKRMEELLEAPARSTLQDSILPQYLPKRRWFAGKEAPIDQVQIAYGVRFGTPTTPVLLTEIEVSSGGNSSRYQLPFGFIGEEQINSAAPQQLALSRVRRGRQVGLITDAFVLESFVHAVLGACQQDARLPCEDGEVRFHATEQMSALQLADDAQVRYLSAEQSNSSVVVGGSLVLKLIRRVNPGVHPELEMSAYLTAAGFTNISPLLGWVSRVDGNGQDHLLMIAQGYLSNQGDAWEWTQNNLERAIRDELEPGDAALEGHADALQDLADFAAMLGQRLGEMHLLLAAPSKDSAFRPRPATARDCQAWGKHIGAQLTRALDVLQAHCDDLDSESQALVADLQQQRQELLNTVTTLSAQAQGGLLMRVHGDLHLGQVLVVQGDAYLIDFEGEPARPLDERRARHSPYKDVSGVLRSFDYAAAMVLRSASSVDLSDSARQARQRVARRYLHQARHAFVEAYGLATAAMPHAWEHADGERAALELFSLEKAAYEILYEAENRPSWLAVPLHGLHGLTSTWGES
- a CDS encoding alpha-1,4-glucan--maltose-1-phosphate maltosyltransferase, whose protein sequence is MTRDEPFETDRTTTANDHPDQAISLSQALLEPRIVIENTLPVLDGGLFAVKAVVGERVEVSSKVYADGHDSLAVMLNWRQAHSRRWHCVPMTFLGNDLWQAWLPVTEQGGHLFSIEAWIDPFATFCHDLEKKFNAGVPVLLELQEALLLLDHNIQRSQGLLREQLLGLRLALPTQTPEEQVERLLHADTALLMREADHRTFLSRSPEYPLDVERQQALFASWYELFPRSVTDSPERHGTFNDVHERLPMIRDMGFDVLYFPPIHPIGKRHRKGRNNALQAAPDDPGSPYAIGSEEGGHEAIHPQLGSREDFRRLVAAAQEHGLEIALDFAIQCSQDHPWLKEHPGWFSWRPDGSIRYAENPPKKYQDIVNVDFYAAEAVPSLWLALRDVVLGWVKEGVKMFRVDNPHTKPLPFWHWLIANIRSQYPEVIFLAEAFTKPAMMARLGKVGYSQSYTYFTWRNTKQELREYFEELNQPPWRYCYRPNFFVNTPDINPFFLHESGRAGFLIRAALATMGSGLWGMYSGFELCESTPIPGKEEYMDSEKYEIRPRDFSQPGNIIAEIAQLNRIRRQNPALQTHLGVAFYHAWNDNILYFGKRTAERDNFILIAISLDPHNAQEANFELPLWELGLDDNADTRGEDLMTGHRWTWHGKTQWMRIEPWHLPFGIWRIEKAQ